A genome region from Nitrospinaceae bacterium includes the following:
- a CDS encoding DinB family protein, translating to MTPEEKFDAAIKSAVNDREALIKFMGNYTDAQASWEPGAGEWSIAQGAEHILLTDTFARQGLLKTLSDAKENKVWDNAPDNPEKFTIDQLRRREQGAVPSPDHLLPKEGRLLSAMIPLLLPSREETGAALAPYRGHELERLIPPSTRYGELNVYDRMHYMGIHDALHMEQMERVTKAKGFPSRE from the coding sequence ATGACACCGGAAGAGAAATTCGACGCAGCAATCAAATCAGCGGTTAACGACAGGGAAGCCCTCATTAAATTTATGGGGAACTACACTGACGCCCAGGCAAGCTGGGAGCCAGGAGCCGGAGAGTGGTCGATTGCCCAAGGCGCAGAGCATATACTTTTAACAGACACCTTCGCGAGACAAGGGCTGCTAAAGACGCTGAGCGATGCGAAAGAAAATAAAGTTTGGGACAACGCGCCAGATAACCCCGAAAAATTTACGATAGATCAGCTCAGGCGGCGCGAGCAGGGTGCTGTCCCCTCGCCCGATCATCTTCTACCGAAAGAGGGCCGCCTCCTCTCGGCGATGATTCCCCTTCTCTTGCCCTCGCGCGAGGAAACGGGAGCGGCGCTGGCTCCCTATCGAGGCCATGAGCTCGAACGACTTATTCCCCCTTCCACCCGATACGGGGAATTGAACGTCTACGATCGAATGCACTACATGGGGATACACGATGCGCTTCACATGGAGCAGATGGAGCGGGTGACTAAAGCAAAAGGCTTTCCGAGCAGGGAATGA